The sequence CTCCAGGAGCAGGGGCCAGGTGCCTGGCTGAGAGATGACCGTGGTGGGGCCGGGAGGGGCCGGTTCCGCTGCTCTTGTGGCTCAGCCTGGGCGTCACCTCTGGTCCCGGGGACGCACTCCTCCTGGAGCGGCTACAAAGCCGTGTTCCTGGTGGAGATCCTCAGGCACCCAGGTGGTGCTTCTGTGTCCTGGTCGTGTCCAGAGAGCAGGACGGAATCCCAGAGTCACAGATTCCACCACCAGGGTCAGGAGTGTCTGAGGTGCACAGGGAGGCTGCCGCCCGCCCCTGGCCACACCTTCATCTTCACGACATGAAGTGTGCCACCTCAGCTCGCACAGCCCCAAAGTGCAACCTCGATTTCCCTGGAAAGAGGCTTCCCAGGAACACCCATCCTTGTGGGCCGCAGTGGGATCGCCCACGTCTGGGCTAGTCCAGAATTCTCAGGTCCTCTGGGGCTGTACCCGGGTATAATCTCAGTGGAGTATCtttcagaaagaaacaaagagtCCGACTCTGGGCTTTGCCCTTGTGCCCAGCACTGACCTTCTGAATCCCGCTGGCGGCCTCTTCATTTGGCCTTTCTTTGTCTCAGCTTTTCCCCGTTTGTTTTTTCTGCTCACTCCATGAGTCTGACTGTAGATAGAAATTGAGTTTATGTGTCAGCTGCTCAGCCGGCTAATGTGAGCTGGGCAGCGTCATTGAGAGACTTGTGGTGCTCCTGAGAGACTTGCGGTGCTCCTGAGAGACTTCCGGTGCTCCTGAGAACCCGAACCTCAGCTTCCCAAGCTCTGAAAAGGCTGTGCTGCCTGCAAGTAGGAGGTGTTTTGCCCAGGGGAAACTAGaggacaaatattttcaaatactttaaagTGTGAATGACTGTCCAATGGAAGAACTGATCTTGGGGTGCCCAGGGGTAAACTTGGGAAGATGGATTTTTGACTCAAAGAACTTTGGAGTGCTGTAGCTAACCCAGGAAGGATGAGCTAGAGGGGATTCAAGTCTGAGGGGGCGCTCCACTAGACAACTTTAGGGTTCCTGCTGACCTTGAAGGAGGAGCTTGTGAGATCTGAGGCCTTAGCCGGGAAATGAAGTTGCGACTGGTTCCAGCTTAGCTCTGATTCACTGCTGACCTGAAATCCCGGGGCAGGGAGCCTACCTCCCTGAGGGTCCTCCTGGCACCCTCCTCTGCCAGGCTGGGCTTTTTATTTCTACGAGAGCCTGTGGGTGTTCTGGTCGCCAGGGAGCAATGATGGTTCCTCACGTATGGAAACCATTTCCAAGCTCTTTGTGAGCCCTCTTGGCCGCTTTCAAGGAAACCAAACCCCTCTGCCCCATTTCACAGAACGAAACgtcaaggcccagagaggtcaaagGTCTTGTCCAAGCTCCTCCATTAAGAGTGGTAAATGAGAAGTGGGCTTCCCTTCCCCAGTCTCCGTGTTCCTAGCCGCTCCGGGTGGGGGtgcgccccccccccaccctgctGGGGTTTGCAGAGGTTAACCACACATGCTTCTCCCTCCTCAGCCAAGAGCGAAGCTGCCTCCTCAAGGCGTTCCCTTTTCCTCGAGTTTTCTCCGTTTTAGAGGCTCTTGGACCCTTCTGATATCTGACAGAAACCAGAGACCCTTTCGCCAGTGTGCGCGGGCACGCTGTGCTCTCTCAGGGTCTCTGAAGCCCCTCGATTGCCTCATCCCTAGCACgtgtcttgggtggcccctgCTCGTGTCCGAGGGCCTTGATGACTCCTGAAGATGAACGGGAATCTGTCTGTCTCACTCAGCTGGGGCCCCGGGGACTTGGTTCCCGTTCGCAGGCTCTGAGCAAGAAGCCACCATGTCCCCACTGTGGCCAGTGACCAGGGTCCCTGGCCGCTCGGTGTGGCCAGAGGCAAGTGACTCCTGCCACCTGCCACAGAAGGTGGCATCACAGAGGAGCAAGGCTGTCCCCTCAGGTTCAAGGTTAAGGACACCACATCGCCTTCAGCCTGTGTCCGAGGGGGAGCAGAGGCGTCCTACCCCTGAACGTGGAGACGGCCTTGGGCGGAGTTCGGTCCGGCCTTGTAGTCTGGCTTAGAGGCATGTGGCTAGTTTAGAACAATCTAGAGATCATGAAGACAGTTTAGAGGGGAGAAGTGAGAATTGTCAGAATCTGAAACTGGGTTATGGGAAATTGAGTTAGTCCCCAAGGAGCTCTCGGTCTGGCAAGGTCCCCCGGAGGACCACCCATCCTACCATGGGTACAGTACAAAGAAGCCCAGAAATGGCTGCTGTGCATGTGGGGTGTGGCTGACGCACCACCCGGATTTGACACGAACGCTCGCTACCTTGTGCAAGTGTGAATCTTGACTGTTTACCCCACCTGCTCCACCAGAGGATaaatggggaggggtgggggcgggggagtggACCTCAGGACGAACTATCTCCGTGCAGGCTGAGCCACTTCCTGAGCCCTCTTTGTCACAGGAGAGCCGGACTGCAAGGTGGACGCTGGGCTTGGTCAGGGCCCCGTTTTGCCtgaaggcgggggtggggggtggggatgtggGACCTGCTGGGGACCCCCTGGTTGCCTGGAGGggctgctggggtggggtggaggcaggAGAGGCTCCCCACTGCCTGGCCGTGGCCGCAGGGGACCACCCATTGGCACCTGCCATTTGGGCCCCTTTCCCAATTCTGACTCTCCCTTCCAGTCAGGACAGTTCAACGAGGACATGATCCCCACTGTGGGCTTCAACATGCGCAAGATCACCAAGGGGAACGTGACCATCAAGGTGCGCGCGGGCCTGGGGAGCAGCCAGGGGACTCTCTTAGTGAACAGAAAATAACCCGGGCGGCCTAAGGCCGAGGATCCCAGGACAGACGGGAGCTGGGGGGGCGTGGGGGCCGGGGAACCGGAGGCCGAGGAGCCCCGGGAGGGCGGGGGGGAGCCCGCCGCTGACGCTGCACCCTCTCTCCAGCTCTGGGACATCGGGGGACAGCCCCGCttccgcagcatgtgggagcgCTACTGCCGTGGAGTGAGCGCCATCGTGTGAGTGCGCGGGACGGGTCCTGGCCGGCGGCGTGAGCCCCTGTTGCCGCTTTGACTTCGCCTTTGCTCGGACCGACCCTCTGGACGCCCACAGTCCAGCCTGAGAGCCGGATCAGCGCCGCCTCGTGCGGAAGCCTCCGCGTGTACCTCCCCCGACTCAGACTCACCTGTGTCCTGAATTTTATGTGATTTAGTggttcattctctcttttttttttcttttttcctttattttctttttcatttttggcgCACCACACATCTTGCAGGATTTCCGTTCCTAACCCCGGCCCTTGGcagtggagccctaaccactagagtgccagggaattccctcccttgcttttaaaaaatagcaacaacCACAACATATATATGTGCCCAAACAAAAGGTCGTTTAGCTTTCattgttgttgatttttaaattttatacaattttaaaggtaatactccatttacagttacgCCAAAATATTGGCTCTGTGCCCTATGTTGTAAAGTACATCGTGTGGCCTATCTTACACCCTGTAACctgattttttattattgttattattattttttaagttttttggccACGTGGTATGCGGGATCttacttcctggaccagggatggaaccggtaccccctgcagtggaagctcccAGTCCTAACCaccgggaccaccagggaactccccaatCTGATTTCTTTAAAAGCATGTTGAGCATAAAGTCTGTTGGAGCCTCCTTTGCAGTTTTCTCCCCCCTTGTCTAGTCCTCCCGTGAGAACCTCCAAGGTTCACTCTTGGAAGGACTCGGGTCTCATCTCACAGGACCCCGTGTTGCCGAGCGAGCAGCAGCCTCTCCGGGGTCTGTCGGGGGCGGGACGCGGGCagggcgccccccccccccccccccccgcggtCCCTGCAGGTTGTCCCATCGGAGCCCCTTCCTGAGCCCTCCCAGGTGGcagctcccacccccaccccggcctgTGGGGTCAACTGCATCCCCACCTGCCGTCCCCCAGGTACATGGTGGATGCCGCTGACCAAGAGAAGATTGAGGCCTCCAAGAATGAGCTCCACAACCTACTGGACAAGCCCCAGCTGCAGGGCATCCCGGTCAGCCCCGCGTGGAGTGGGCGGGCGGGCCCGGCTTTGCGCGGGTGGGGCGGTGTGGGGGCCCCTGGGCCCAACCCCTCCAGGGCGGCCGGGCCGCGGCAACCCTGGTCTGAGCCCTGTCCTCTCTTCGCGGCAGGTGCTCGTCCTGGGGAACAAGCGAGACCTCCCCGGAGCGCTGGATGAGAAGGAGCTGATCGAGAAAATGTGAGtgggccccgcccctgccccggcACGGAGCAAGGGGCTCGCGCGCTCCCGGGGCTCGCGCGCTCCCGGCACCCGCCGCGCGGTGGCGCCCGCGGGCCCGCCCCTCGCGCGCCTCCTcgcccctccccccgcctccccaGTCCCAAGTCCCCTGCCTGCCCCAAGCCCCCAGTCCCCGCGGCGGCAGCTTCAGGACACTGTGTGGTCCCCGCAGGAACCTGTCTGCCATCCAGGACCGAGAGATCTGCTGCTATTCCATCTCCTGCAAAGAGAAGGACAACATCGGTGGGTGTGGGGGGtccgcggggcggggcgggaggggaGGCCCCGGGCTACCCGGGTGGGACCGGAGGCAAGAAGCCCCCGCCCTGCGTCCACTGGTGTGCGGTCTTGGGCGAGCCCCCCGGGACTCCGTCTCTGTCTCCTGCGCGGCTCGGAGCAGGTCTGACATCGGGAACCGGGCTTGTGCCGCCCGTGGGGTGACCCCAGCTGCAGCCCCCTCGCCCCCGGTGTGCGCTCTCCCCAGGAGAAGCAGCCCCGAAGCCCTGTAACCTGCTCCCTTGTCCCCCAGACATCACTCTACAGTGGCTTATCCAGCACTCAAAGTCGCGGAGGAGCTGAGACCGCGGCCGCGCCTCGGACCTGGGGCCGCCTCCCAGCCTGAAGCcgagctccccctccccctgcgGCCCCCCAAGCCCACCCTCCCTACTCCGTGCGGGGAGGGTCCTCGGGGGCCCCAGAGTCCCGTTCTGCTGAGGTTTGAACTCCTGATTTGACTGTAAAATAAATGGCTCCCGCCCGCCCCCTAACCTCCCCCTCCCCGCTCCGTTTTCCGTCCCGCCCCTCTCCGCTCCCCTTTCCCACACTCTGTTATTGTCCTGTGTGtacagtatatatatgtatatatattttaattttttaatttaagcaaaGACTAAAATCAACCATTTGATGCTGCAGGGCCCAGCCAGGATCAGGGAGGGGGCGGTGGAGAAAGCAGGAGGGAGCCGCGGGGTCGGCTGGGGCCGGTCCGCCCGGAAGGGCACCAGCCTGGCAGGGCCGGCCGTCCCGAGCCTCGTCTGTCCCCGCAGTGTTTGGGTGTCACAGGCAGACGGGAGCCTTCAGGGACTCCCCTCTCGGCCCCAGCCGGGCGGAGGGCAGGGGCCGCCTCCCAGGTGCCCCTGCCGCCCGCTCTCCAGCTCCTGCCCCTCCTCAGGCCCCTTCCTCCACGGGCCACCTCACTTTCTGTTCTCATTTTGCAGAGTTGCACAAGGAGAGAACTCAGCATGGGGGGTTGGttctttggatttttgttttctgttggtttatttaatttaatgatTTGTAAAGTgatgttcctcttccttttttacaCTTTTCTGCTCACATTTAACCTCTGTTTGGAAGATGATTCTTGTAACTGTACATTTTTTTGCCTCCTAACAAGAATAAACGACAATTTTGTGTTGGGGGGTTGCACGATGTGGGTTCTTTGCCCCCGCTGGCCCAGCAGGCTCAGGACTCCAGTTCTCCACCCGGGTGCACCCAGCCAGCGGGAGGCACGCGCTGGCCCGGACACACAATGGCTCTTTACAGAGCGGCCCCCGCGTGCGGCCCGGCTCCTGCCTGCCGCCGCCTCCTCTGGTCCCCGGCTCTGAGCTGCCAGCGGCCCCGAGAACGCCGGTGTCACCACCTGCCCGGCCGCGCCTCCGCGCGGAATGCCGCGCGCAGTGCGTTCAGGGCTCCGCCTGCAGCCCGAGCGGGCGGAGCCAGTGAAGGGCCCTGGGGCGGGCAGCGCGGGGCGTGCGGAGCCCGCAGCCGACCCGCTCCGCCGCTGGTGTCGGGGCTGCTGGTTTCCCAGGAGAGGCTGCGCCCTCCCTCCTTCCACCAAGACCCCACCACCACCGTACCTCCAAAGCACCTCAGAGCCTCGCGCCCGGCTTCTCGAAAATCCTTCCCAAATCCGGGGCCATCTTGACCCAGTTTTACCGTAAGCCCCGCCCCACTGGGCTCCCCTCCGCCCAGAAATGGGACGGCCCTACATGCAGGCTTCATCCATCCTCTGCTGGGAGAAAGCAGCTTCCAGGGTCCTGGGAGGGGGgcctcccctggtggctctgagCTCGGTACGTCCTCCGTGCTTTCCCCTGGAGGCTCCTTCCGGTCATCAGAACGGCAGGGAGGAGTGGCCTGCCTGGAGAGGGGCTCCCCACTGCCGCGGAGTTTGATGGAATTTGGCAAATGGAGCCAGATGACTTTGGggtgccttcccaggtggctcagtggtaaagaatccgcccgcaatgcaggagactagatcttcctgggtcgggaagatcccctggaggaggaaatggccacccattcttgcctggaaaattccacggacagaggaacctggcgggctgcaatccaagcgggtgcagagtcagacacaactgagcgtgcgcGCGCGCTGACCAGCTCCTCAGGAATAGGCAAGGGGGTCCAGGGCTAGGATGGGCCTCCTGGCTCCTCGGTGACTGGCGATGCCGTGGCCTGGGGCGCTGGGGCAGGACCAGCACCCACGGTCTGGAGAACAGGGTGCGGGGGTCCAGTGACCTGCCTTTCTGGCCTCCTGTGTCCTCCGAGAAGGGCAGGACTTGAGCTGAGACAGGCTGAGCTGCTCACCAGCCAGGAGGCACCCTCCTGCCCAGCGCACACAGCAGGCGCCTATAGGACAGACTGCAGATTCTTGCAccgcggtgggggtggggccctcTGCCGCCCTGCAGAACTGCACCCCCAGGGGAGGACAGGAGGGGAGGTGCTGGACACTGGGCCTCCTGCCTGGAGCTCTAGGAGTCCTGTCTCAGGCCTCCAGTGGCTCCAGACCTCTGTGGGGGTTTGTCCCGCTTCACTGGGGTCCAGGAACTGTGTCCAGTCTGCCCAAGGGAGGCAATTCTGACTGcaagtgtgggggaggggggggggctcAGTGGGTCGGCCCCTCCCAGCTGGCTGGTATCCCCTAAAGACCCAGCTCAAGTCCACTGCTCGCCACTGCCAACCAGCACCCCCACTCCAGGCCCAGGACCCCTAAGCAACAAATGCAGCTTTGTTCCCCCGGCTGGCCAGGCCCAAGGGACCGTGGCTCCTTCCCAAGGTCCGCTGGCCTGCTGGCTGACTTAATCCTGCAAGCCACTCACGTTGGCTGCCCGGGGCAGCGGGGCGAGCTGGGCCTCCGGGCCGCCGTCTCCTCGAGCAGCTCTGAGCTGGGAGAGGCAAGGGTGCCCCTTGGCAGAGCCCCCAGACAGGATGTGGTGGAGCCCCCCCCGCCCTGCTCGTCCCCATTTCACCGCCCCCCCATATCCCATAGGAAGCTGCTGGTGCATCTGGGACTGGGGGGGCAGAGAGGAAGTGGCGGAGGGCACCCGGCCTGCCCTTGGCCCACCCCCAGCCTGCTCCTCCTCCATCCTAAGCTACTGCAGACGAAGCTGGGGGCTTCAGTCACTGTGGCGGCCGCCTGCCTCTCTCAGTACAGAGAGTATGCGTGCGCCCAGCAGCGCCATCACCTAGCAACGGCCTCCCTCTCCCTTGGTGTCGCCCGTCCTGGGGGTGGTGCCAGGGAGAGAGAACAAGGCCGCTAAGATCCCGGGGCGCGGGGGAAGGAGGCTGAGGCCAAGGGCTGTGGGTGGGGTAACCAGCAGAGAAGGGAGCCTCGGGCACTCTACCACCCTGCCCCCGCCCTGGAGACCCTCCTGGGCCCGCGGGTGATCGGGGCACAGCTGGCAGCGGGGACTCGCTGGCAGTGGggactctcctccaggggacccagAGCTGCACGTCAGACGGGAGGGCAGGCTCCTGGGGCCTCAGCCAAGGCGCCCCCCTGGCTGACCTTGTGCCAAACTCTCTGGGCCCAGACGAGGCTCGGGGGCCTCTGGAAGGCCCCCCGTTGCGGTGAGAGGAAAGAAgcaagaggaaagaacacttgGGGGGTGCGTCGGAGCTCTGGCTACGGcgagggtgtggggtgggggcaggcggagGGCAGGCGGCTGGGTTGTCTGTGGGCTGAACAGTCCATTCTAAGAAGCCAGACAAGAGCCGTTCTCAGAGGCAGACCCTCGAATGGGGGCTTTGTGCGCAGGGAGCAGTGAGAGGGCCCTCCGTGGGAGACAAGTTTCCAGCCTTCTTACGGGGATGGCTGGGTTCAGGCCCGACCGAGGGCACAGGGCCCCAGCCCCCAAGCCCTTCCATTCACTCTGCCCTCAGTCCTGGGCCCCAGGCTGGACAGGACGCCAGCCACAGGCTGGGAGGGGCCGGCAGTGGCCAGGGGGCAAAGCCCAGGTGCACCTGGGCGCTGCCAGGATGTG is a genomic window of Bos indicus isolate NIAB-ARS_2022 breed Sahiwal x Tharparkar chromosome 16, NIAB-ARS_B.indTharparkar_mat_pri_1.0, whole genome shotgun sequence containing:
- the ARL8A gene encoding ADP-ribosylation factor-like protein 8A isoform X1, which encodes MIALFNKLLDWFKALFWKEEMELTLVGLQYSGKTTFVNVIASGQFNEDMIPTVGFNMRKITKGNVTIKLWDIGGQPRFRSMWERYCRGVSAIVYMVDAADQEKIEASKNELHNLLDKPQLQGIPVLVLGNKRDLPGALDEKELIEKMNLSAIQDREICCYSISCKEKDNIDITLQWLIQHSKSRRS
- the ARL8A gene encoding ADP-ribosylation factor-like protein 8A isoform X2; translation: MDGTPRSSEAPPGPEVAEESGQFNEDMIPTVGFNMRKITKGNVTIKLWDIGGQPRFRSMWERYCRGVSAIVYMVDAADQEKIEASKNELHNLLDKPQLQGIPVLVLGNKRDLPGALDEKELIEKMNLSAIQDREICCYSISCKEKDNIDITLQWLIQHSKSRRS